Proteins encoded in a region of the Haloarcula sp. CBA1129 genome:
- a CDS encoding DUF4157 domain-containing protein, protein MRRVADSGQTRSDRANDTNSERQRAKSADSRRAESSPSHVQQELGNAGVARLADEAEANRVGGPREGTRDSAGSTAGSVGPAESARTAVAGPNGRALRRGSQATETSSAANRSARSPDGMCPRCRARASAGKPLDCPACEARLQGSETRTDRGGDGGPLDRGSPSEGNSGLTVTDPGDRYEREADVVADTVLGMSAPDTRRDGVGPSGHTSDGSASAPVTPVTGSTTSDASGVQRMCARCFTRPVAGTSLSCPECAKALQRKADGSTGAGAEPAVADELAAARGRGQPLPGGVRSFFESRFDRDFGDVRVHTGSDADRLAQSLNAKAFTTGSDVFFAGGEYRPRTAAGQRLLAHELTHVVQQTRPPKATTDRHSRSAGHRGDGVGSSPALAGTGPERTGRDADPAVAHRGSPEGEARVAASAVDAGVDVAVDRSVQDGAIQRYGFGDLRSDVGGLVSSAASSAYAAGETAVRAGGEAATAVAETGGTVVDRGRAFVEETIEKVGETGRAVVERVAPGLIEFLRNPGERIRDTLGSGLGRFVSGALDVLGVEDVSGLFGRLEATFNSAIETTTTVVSELANGIGGALGGTLSPFLSAVESQAVPMLEDVQKMVATILGGIESVGETLHGSVQSFVEGIGGEVAQGIAKAAAWAWELSEPLRNYAQLAWDWVMEQFGVAWESSDGVRTWLLDAAGSVWDSILSTIQPVLAQFDTAKEELSSLAAFKPVVKLTDAVGSLWDSLGWIRDNWNSSDVLVRARTALRERVLPAVLEGISNVTGLIGSVREWTVGAVETVASAFESAVGAIRGVPILEMAAGTTQYVYRQVTRLATWASSSFDSLMQWMSSTLGSLWSTLEPILDFLLQLRQVLTVPLRLPALLTGALWKRLPDQFKPPLITFLFDVLVRFVKQFPAFVSGLGPIAVLLKEAVLGFLEQLRDTGPQRKITVSNRIAELLQGSVEFAKGYLWGMLRGIWEGLTDPFRIIYMLGQVAVGATRLLASQIERLFPDDTDEQRREQARKQLEQADTKTEGVDEQIQSTTDSASSQSNATPGGVFEMLRSMWNSVLSKSNEIGGQIASALLDFIQLPDFELGDKLGWVSGTVLFEAVLYVLTAGSYAAVTASRPILKGILRFIDLGGELVGAVVKGLAKLKGPVSSALGQIGNIVRLVPGLGRAWDSAADALRSLFRVSDEAAPAGRGAGSGAEAAESGGARGTGELAESGGTGGTRQPSYSAETRAETWSVRDVDTGPQSGSTAAGRPGRESVEAVDDEATDVAETTVRNAMDEVHEFKRLPDGRLIRCSEACTELTTHVVERTKEIQKQVSPDSPAYARAQELQEQASELGARSLGEAGAATDEILDQARRLEQELSDLAKKQDGLPGGRPLGEGKSTASKGETEGGRGSSGADTGRVSRQGTEAPDIEAIGPERYQNDLISDENIPAVAFSKEKGLHNPISGDRPLKIEPDGAVVYADTGAPCRQCDPAYYFDETASRWKKKPDRLLPDQRVSKKTGGTKKDVSHRFNSYTEQKGDTIHETTEGVLGIPGEVMTHRNNPAQKRVSKGTGDDAGHRIANKFGAPGNESNLAQQNWIANRYGTFRDLEKRWGRKLKNGMQIRAKVTDVTRKGESRPFYRKVTWEETTIDGSTETKQLIFANMHTPKSRTKQDIPSTTSDSTADLIDITDYF, encoded by the coding sequence ATGAGACGAGTCGCCGACTCCGGGCAGACACGCTCCGACCGGGCCAACGACACGAACAGCGAGCGCCAGCGAGCCAAGAGCGCCGACAGTCGGCGCGCAGAGAGCTCACCGTCGCACGTTCAGCAGGAACTGGGTAACGCTGGCGTGGCACGTCTGGCCGACGAAGCCGAGGCGAACAGGGTCGGTGGCCCACGCGAGGGCACCCGCGACAGTGCCGGCAGTACGGCCGGTTCGGTCGGCCCGGCGGAATCGGCACGGACAGCTGTCGCTGGGCCTAACGGCCGAGCCTTGCGACGGGGATCGCAAGCAACGGAGACAAGCAGCGCCGCGAACCGGTCGGCGAGGAGCCCGGACGGTATGTGTCCGCGCTGCCGAGCGCGGGCTAGCGCTGGCAAGCCGCTGGATTGCCCGGCGTGTGAGGCAAGACTCCAAGGCAGCGAGACACGGACTGACCGCGGCGGTGATGGCGGCCCACTCGACCGTGGGTCTCCCAGCGAGGGCAATTCGGGACTCACGGTGACCGATCCCGGGGACCGGTACGAGCGCGAGGCGGACGTCGTGGCAGACACGGTGCTGGGGATGTCGGCTCCGGACACGCGACGGGATGGTGTCGGTCCCAGCGGCCACACCTCGGATGGGTCGGCATCGGCACCCGTTACCCCCGTGACTGGCTCGACCACCAGCGATGCGAGTGGTGTCCAGCGAATGTGTGCCCGCTGCTTTACTCGGCCGGTCGCAGGGACGTCGCTGAGTTGTCCGGAGTGTGCCAAGGCCCTCCAGCGCAAGGCCGACGGATCGACTGGGGCCGGTGCCGAACCTGCGGTGGCAGACGAACTCGCCGCCGCCCGCGGTCGGGGCCAGCCGCTGCCGGGTGGCGTACGGTCGTTCTTTGAGTCGCGGTTCGACCGGGATTTCGGCGACGTTCGCGTCCACACTGGTTCCGACGCCGACAGGCTGGCCCAGTCGCTGAACGCGAAAGCATTCACTACCGGGAGCGACGTCTTCTTCGCCGGCGGCGAGTACCGACCCCGAACGGCGGCCGGCCAGCGGTTGCTGGCACACGAGCTGACCCACGTCGTCCAGCAGACCCGGCCACCGAAGGCGACCACGGACCGACACAGCCGGTCAGCGGGGCACCGCGGCGACGGCGTCGGCTCTTCGCCTGCTCTCGCCGGCACGGGTCCGGAACGTACGGGACGAGACGCTGACCCTGCGGTAGCCCACAGGGGGAGTCCGGAGGGCGAGGCTCGTGTGGCCGCGTCGGCAGTCGACGCCGGCGTTGACGTGGCCGTCGATCGGTCGGTCCAGGACGGGGCTATCCAGCGGTACGGCTTCGGTGACCTGAGGAGCGACGTCGGCGGGCTCGTCAGCAGTGCAGCGAGTTCGGCCTACGCAGCCGGTGAAACCGCCGTTCGAGCGGGTGGCGAGGCAGCCACCGCCGTCGCCGAGACTGGGGGGACGGTGGTCGACCGAGGCAGGGCGTTCGTCGAGGAGACCATCGAGAAGGTCGGTGAGACCGGCCGTGCAGTGGTCGAGCGCGTGGCTCCCGGACTCATAGAATTTCTCCGCAATCCGGGCGAGCGAATCCGCGACACCCTCGGGTCCGGACTGGGACGCTTCGTATCAGGGGCCCTCGACGTCCTCGGTGTCGAGGACGTCAGTGGACTGTTCGGCCGGCTAGAGGCAACTTTCAACAGCGCGATAGAGACCACGACGACTGTCGTCTCGGAACTGGCAAACGGGATCGGCGGGGCCCTGGGCGGAACCCTCAGCCCGTTTCTATCGGCAGTAGAGAGCCAGGCAGTCCCCATGCTCGAGGACGTCCAGAAGATGGTAGCGACTATCTTGGGTGGTATCGAGAGTGTCGGAGAGACGCTCCATGGCTCTGTCCAGTCATTCGTGGAGGGGATCGGCGGCGAGGTTGCCCAAGGCATCGCCAAGGCCGCCGCCTGGGCCTGGGAGCTCTCCGAGCCGCTCAGGAACTACGCCCAGTTGGCTTGGGACTGGGTGATGGAGCAGTTCGGCGTCGCTTGGGAGAGTTCCGATGGCGTTCGCACTTGGTTACTCGACGCTGCGGGATCGGTCTGGGACTCGATTCTGTCGACGATCCAGCCAGTGCTGGCACAGTTCGACACGGCGAAGGAGGAACTGTCCTCGCTTGCGGCGTTCAAGCCAGTCGTGAAACTGACGGATGCAGTCGGGTCGCTGTGGGACTCGCTCGGATGGATACGGGACAACTGGAACAGTAGCGACGTCCTGGTTCGGGCCCGAACCGCGCTCCGCGAGCGCGTCCTCCCAGCCGTCCTCGAGGGCATCTCGAATGTGACGGGGCTTATCGGCTCGGTTCGGGAGTGGACCGTCGGGGCCGTGGAAACCGTCGCCAGTGCCTTCGAGAGCGCTGTCGGCGCCATCAGAGGGGTTCCAATTCTCGAAATGGCCGCTGGGACAACGCAGTACGTCTACCGGCAAGTGACTCGACTCGCCACATGGGCGAGTTCGTCCTTCGACAGCCTCATGCAGTGGATGTCGTCGACGCTTGGGTCGCTGTGGTCCACGCTCGAACCCATCCTCGATTTCCTGCTCCAGCTCCGCCAAGTTCTAACCGTCCCACTCAGACTGCCAGCCCTCCTGACGGGAGCGCTCTGGAAGCGGCTCCCGGACCAGTTCAAGCCGCCGTTGATCACGTTCCTGTTCGACGTACTGGTGCGGTTCGTGAAACAGTTCCCGGCGTTCGTCTCCGGGCTCGGCCCGATTGCAGTGCTCCTGAAAGAGGCCGTCCTCGGGTTCCTGGAGCAACTGCGTGACACTGGCCCACAACGCAAGATCACCGTCTCGAACCGTATCGCGGAGTTGCTCCAAGGCAGCGTGGAGTTCGCGAAGGGCTATCTCTGGGGGATGCTGCGCGGTATCTGGGAGGGGCTCACAGACCCATTCCGCATCATCTACATGCTCGGACAGGTGGCCGTCGGTGCGACGCGCTTGCTCGCCTCGCAGATTGAGCGGCTCTTCCCGGACGACACCGACGAGCAACGTCGAGAGCAGGCCCGGAAACAACTCGAACAGGCAGACACCAAGACCGAGGGCGTGGACGAACAGATCCAGTCAACCACCGACAGCGCCAGCAGTCAGTCGAACGCGACTCCCGGCGGCGTGTTCGAGATGCTCCGGTCGATGTGGAACAGCGTCCTGTCGAAATCCAACGAGATCGGGGGACAGATCGCCTCGGCGCTGCTCGATTTCATCCAACTGCCGGACTTCGAACTCGGGGACAAGCTTGGGTGGGTCAGCGGGACCGTGTTGTTCGAGGCCGTTCTGTATGTCCTCACGGCGGGTTCCTATGCCGCGGTGACGGCCTCACGCCCCATCCTAAAGGGGATACTCCGGTTTATCGACCTCGGGGGTGAACTCGTCGGCGCCGTCGTGAAGGGACTCGCGAAGCTCAAAGGCCCCGTTTCGAGCGCGCTCGGTCAGATCGGGAACATCGTCCGTCTCGTGCCCGGACTCGGTCGGGCCTGGGACAGTGCCGCGGATGCGCTCCGCTCACTGTTCAGAGTGTCCGACGAGGCGGCGCCAGCAGGTCGCGGGGCTGGTTCGGGAGCGGAGGCGGCGGAAAGTGGTGGTGCCCGCGGTACCGGCGAGCTAGCGGAGTCCGGCGGGACCGGGGGTACTCGACAGCCCTCGTACTCGGCCGAAACACGGGCAGAGACTTGGTCGGTACGGGACGTCGACACCGGTCCGCAGTCCGGCTCGACAGCCGCCGGCCGGCCGGGGAGGGAGTCCGTGGAGGCGGTCGACGACGAGGCCACCGACGTCGCCGAGACGACCGTCCGGAACGCCATGGACGAGGTCCACGAGTTCAAGCGACTCCCGGACGGGCGACTGATTCGGTGTAGTGAGGCCTGCACGGAACTGACCACGCACGTGGTAGAGCGAACCAAGGAGATCCAAAAACAGGTTTCACCGGACAGCCCGGCGTACGCCAGGGCACAGGAACTGCAGGAACAGGCGTCCGAGTTAGGCGCTCGGTCCCTCGGGGAGGCCGGGGCCGCAACTGACGAGATTCTGGACCAAGCACGGCGACTCGAACAGGAACTGTCCGATCTGGCCAAGAAACAAGATGGCCTGCCAGGTGGACGACCCCTCGGAGAGGGGAAATCCACTGCCTCCAAGGGAGAGACGGAGGGGGGCCGTGGGTCGTCGGGAGCTGATACCGGCCGTGTCAGCCGCCAAGGGACGGAAGCACCCGATATCGAAGCGATTGGACCAGAGCGCTATCAAAATGATCTGATCTCAGACGAGAATATTCCTGCCGTTGCGTTTTCCAAAGAAAAGGGACTGCATAATCCGATTAGTGGCGATCGTCCACTCAAGATTGAGCCAGACGGCGCGGTGGTTTACGCTGACACCGGGGCGCCATGCAGGCAATGTGATCCAGCGTACTACTTTGACGAGACGGCGAGCCGTTGGAAGAAGAAACCCGACCGTCTGCTTCCGGATCAACGGGTCAGCAAAAAGACTGGCGGGACTAAAAAGGATGTCAGTCATCGATTCAATTCATATACGGAGCAAAAGGGAGATACCATCCACGAGACCACGGAAGGGGTGCTGGGTATCCCCGGTGAAGTGATGACACATCGAAATAACCCAGCACAGAAACGCGTCTCTAAAGGGACGGGAGATGATGCCGGTCACCGGATTGCTAACAAATTCGGTGCTCCTGGTAACGAGTCAAATCTGGCTCAACAAAACTGGATAGCGAATCGTTATGGGACGTTCCGCGATTTGGAGAAACGATGGGGGCGGAAACTTAAAAACGGGATGCAAATTCGCGCAAAAGTGACTGATGTAACTAGAAAAGGCGAGAGTCGTCCGTTTTATAGAAAAGTAACCTGGGAAGAAACGACAATAGATGGGTCGACGGAAACCAAGCAACTAATATTTGCGAATATGCACACACCAAAGAGTCGCACGAAACAAGACATTCCGTCCACAACGTCAGATTCGACGGCGGATCTCATTGATATAACGGACTATTTCTAG